From a region of the Mercurialis annua linkage group LG1-X, ddMerAnnu1.2, whole genome shotgun sequence genome:
- the LOC126662816 gene encoding uncharacterized mitochondrial protein AtMg00810-like, translated as MSKCLFLKAIPSRGFNQSKSDYSLFTKSDSQGFIALLLYVDDIIIANSSSLAIASLKSFLESQFKLKDLGSLKYFIGLEIARSKQGISLCQCKYILELLEEYGLTAVKPVSIQIKVNHKLIHHSENLLENPTSYRQLVGKLLYLTLTRPDITYAVHVLTQFMDKPAEIHFRAALRVLKYLKGSPGQGLLFYSTSTLHLSAYCDSDWAGCLETRRSLTGYCIFLGTSLISWKSKKQQVVSRSSTGAEYRSMATTAAEVTWLLFLLSDFKISTSFPVELFCDNVSALHICNNPKVQLGVIKPQYISTAQQLTDIFTKALSTSMFYNLLHKMSIINIYAPLEGEYKK; from the exons ATGTCTAAATGTCTATTCCTCAAGGCTATTCCATCAAGGG GTTTTAATCAATCTAAGTCAGATTATTCCTTATTCACTAAGTCAGATTCTCAAGGATTCATTGCTCTCTTACTATATGTGGATGATATTATCATTGCCAATTCTAGTTCATTGGCTATAGCCTCTCTCAAGAGCTTCTTGGAAAGTCAGTTCAAACTGAAAGATTTGGGATCTTTAAAATACTTTATTGGTCTAGAGATTGCTCGAAGCAAACAAGGCATTTCTCTTTGTCAATGTAAGTATATTCTTGAGCTTTTAGAAGAATATGGTCTCACTGCTGTTAAACCAGTTTCCATTCAAATAAAAGTCAATCACAAATTGATACATCATTCAGAGAATTTGCTTGAGAACCCAACAAGTTACAGACAACTAGTGGGAAAACTTTTATATTTGACATTAACAAGACCAGATATTACATATGCAGTCCATGTTTTAACTCAATTCATGGATAAACCTGCTGAGATTCATTTCCGGGCTGCACTTAGAGTATTAAAATACTTGAAGGGATCTCCTGGTCAGGGTCTTTTGTTTTACTCCACTTCAACACTTCATCTCAGTGCCTATTGTGATAGTGATTGGGCAGGGTGTCTTGAAACTCGCAGGTCATTAACTGGCTATTGTATTTTTCTTGGCACTTCCTTAATCAGCTGGAAATCTAAGAAGCAACAAGTAGTTTCCAGAAGTTCTACTGGGGCAGAATATAGATCCATGGCTACTACAGCTGCAGAAGTCACTTGGTTGTTGTTTCTCCTATCTGATTTCAAGATTTCAACTTCTTTCCCAGTTGAATTATTCTGTGACAATGTTTCTGCTTTGCATATCTGCAACAATCCA AAAGTTCAGCTTGGTGTCATCAAGCCTCAGTACATATCTACTGCTCAGCAACTTACTGATATCTTTACGAAGGCATTGAGTACATCTATGTTCTACAATCTGCTACACAAGATGAGCATCATCAATATTTATGCTCCTCTTGAGGGGGAGTATAAAAAGTAA